Genomic window (Grus americana isolate bGruAme1 chromosome 25, bGruAme1.mat, whole genome shotgun sequence):
GAAAAGGGGGGGAGATCGGGTAACTGCAAACAGGGAACATGTCTGCAGCCACATTTTTTTGGGGGTAGGATTCACTCAGGTCCCCTggttctccagctctgctgccaagTGCCACCAACCCCACGCAGGGCTGCAACCACATCAAACCCCTCTGGATTCCCAGGCCACGGGAtgcagctctcctgcctctAGCCCTTAAATCAGACCTGACAGCGCTGATGGTTTCCTCCCCATTTCTCCCCACCCAGGTCCCTCCAGCATCAGCACCATGCGTTGGGCCACCATCCTGATCATCGCTGGGCTCTGCGGTGCCTCCCTGGGCCAGTACAATGAAGAAGAAGACATGGCTTGGTTACAGTACTACATGCGGCAATCCCGTATGTCCTCCTATAACTACATGCCCTACTACGAGGATGAGAACACCCCTTACGTGTACTCTTACCTCCCAGCTCCAGACATGGAGGCGGAGCCTGGCCCTGAACCTCAGCAAGCCCCTTCCTGGCAATGTCCCCAAGAGTGCGATTGCCCCCCTAACTTCTCGTCAGCCATGTACTGTGACACCCGCAACCTGAGGTACCTGCCCTTCGTGCCTTCCCGCATGAAATACGTCTACTTCCAGAACAACCAGATCACTGCCATCCAAGAAGGTGCTTTTGACAACGCCACGGAGCTGGAATGGCTCGCGCTGCACAATAACCAGATCACCAGTGAGAAGATGGGCAAGAGGGTCTTTGCCAAGCTCAAAAGCCTGGAGAGGTTgtacatgaacaacaacaacctAACCAAGATGCCCAGCCCCTTGCCCCGGTCCCTGAGAGAGCTCCACTTGTCTTACAATCAGATCTCCAAGGTCCCCTCCAACGCTCTGGAGGGTCTGGAGAACCTCACAGCCCTGTACCTCAGCCACAACTACATTTTTGAGATGGGAGCATCCCTCAAAGGGCTCAAGTCCTTGATCCTTGCTGATCTCAGTTACAACCACCTCAGGAAAGTCCCTGATGGGCTCCCAATGGCTTTGGAACAGCTCTACCTAGAGTACAACTACATCAACACCATCCCTGATGACTATTTCAAGGTCTCTCCCAAGCTGCTCTATGTACGAATGTCCCACAACAGCCTGACAAATCAAGGTCTCTCTACCAACACTTTTAATAGCAGCAGCATCCTCGAGCTGGACCTCTCTTACAACAGGCTCCAGAAGATCCCCCGGGTCAGCACCAACCTCGAGAACCTCTACCTTCAAGGGAACCAAATCAACGGTGAGCAGAAATGTGTCAACCAAAGCGTGGTGGTGCAATAGAGGGATGGGGAGATGGGGATGCAGAACCTGTGCCTCCCTGTGGGACACTACCGGGATAATGGTTTGAGCAGGAAGCTGGAATCTGGGAGACTTCTAGGTGGCTGTCAGCAAGGCAGGAATGGGGCCTGTTGTGTCCCAACATACCCGGAGCAGAGAAGCTCCCAGCTCTGAAGGCTCCCGTGTGATCCACAGAGCCATGGCGCTGGTTTTACTGAGCATTTATCTACCAGAAGCCTGAGCATCTTCTGGCTAGAGATGCCAGAAACCAGCCATGGGTTGAAGCTGACGCAGGGCACAGGGACGTACCCTGCGGTGCCCGGCGGTCTGCAGCACTCGGGGCCAGCACAGCCCCTTTCTCCAGCCCCTTctgcccacctccctccccgcctCGCAGGGCTCCGGCACGGCCCGGGCACAGCCCACGGCCCCAAAGCCCCCCAAGGGTCGTGGTCTGCAGCCGAGGGGCACATCCttgctggggctgggacagACGGGAGCTCTTAGTTATTAGAGCCATCAACGCAGCATCTTCTGCCAGGACTAAAATTCGCTCCACTtaatacacaaataaataaaaggaacagaTTGTTCTGGGGCtgctatttataaaaataagctagaaaaaaaaagccaccaagcAGTCTCCTGGAAAAATCCAGGCTTGCTCCTCTCACCTGCCAGGCCTGGAGGGCAGGACCCCCCCCGGAGCGGTGCTGGAGCCCCTGAGCAAGCctgggacggggatggggatgtgtCAGTGCAGCCATCAGCTGTTGCAGAGGAAACGCACAACCCCGCACCGGGGAACCGACAGAAACACAAACCCAAGAACAGATTCCCAAATGTTTGCTCTCAAAATTTGTAGCTGTTAACGTCTGCCCACAAACGCCATGAAACCACCACGGAGCCGTTCAAGCTTTACAGCagtttttcctccagctgcaggtTTTGCCGCTGACCTTTACAGCATCCCCAGGAGCGAGGGGCTGCGGGTCCAGGCGTGCAGCACCAACCTCTTCGGGGGGCACATCCCACCCCACGGGCCATCAGGGCCGGGGTCGTGCCCCTCCAGCCACCCCGGGAGGTCCCCGCTTGCCTCCCCGCGCACCGCAGGGCTTGCAGCCCCCCAAGCCCCCGGCCTGTGGGTGCAGGGGTCCCCCGGCACCCcgctgccttccccagcagcatcccGGCTGGAGCTTTGCTGCCCTCTAGTCGGTCGCTTCTCTCCCAAATCCTGCACAAaatttttctggattttgttGCATCTTTTCCCTCCAAACGCCGCCCGGGAAGGGCCGGAGTttccctgcctggagctggcagcagcgggTGGCAGATGAACGGAGAGGGGATGTCTGCGGGcatgggatggggacggggacagggatgtCCTCCCTCCCGGACACGCTGCCTGGGTGGTCCCGTGGTGGCCGGCGGGAGTCGGGGGCTGGAGGCTGCAGCGTTTGAAGCCTCACGGAAGAGGCTGCAAGGGCAGTTCCCGATGAAAAGCAATGATGTTCTCCATCTGACTCCACCTGGCTTTTTCCCTACGAGCgctccagccaggctgggaaaGGCAGCCGGGGGTGGGCACTGCCACCGCTTCCAAACCCTTGAACAGGCACAAACTCACAGGCTCCTTCTGACTGCAGCTGGGAGCATCAGTTACCCTTTCAGATTAAGAGCAGAGGGTGTCGAGTCCAAATTTGCAGGAATAATCGGTGATTTGGGggtgctttcttttatttcctaccCACCTTAACATAGCCCAGCTCTCGGAGGTCAGTACTCTCAGACCCATCTCCAGAGCAGCCCCCTTCACATTCCCCACATCGCTCCCCTAAGATCAGGCACGAAGGTTAGATGGAGCCGGGACCAAAGCCGGTGCTCAGCTTtgtctcctctccccccccgcAGAGTTCTccatcagcagcttctgcaCCGTGGTGGACGTCATGAACTACTCCAGGCTCCAGGTCCTGCGGCTCGACGGGAACGAGATCAAGCGAAACGCGGTGCCCCCCGACGCCCCGCTGTGCCTGCGGCGTGCCACCATCATCGAGATCTAGCctggccccccccggccccctccccgtCCTCAGGACTTGGCTCCCCCGTTCCTGGGGAGACACCCACTCCCATTTTAATGCAGCTTGACAGTTTGACTTGGCTTCCGCAATAGTGCAATAAGGGTACTCCCACACCAGCCCACGCGGGTGGGCAGGAGCCGTTCTTCCCCAAACACTGCCTCTTCCCGGCTCCCCGGCCACACAGGTCCCAACACCGTTCCCCCTCTGACCCCACTCAACCGCCCCCCAAAGCACTCACCTTCTCCCCTGGTTCGGGTGGGATGCAGCGGGGACGGGGGAGAGCTCATCCCACCTCCGGAACAGGGCGCTGCGTGGGGAGGGGTTCAGGCGTGGGTCCTGCAGACCCAGCAGATCTTAAACGACTCACCCTGGGCCAGGTGCCAGCGGTCGCTGGGAGAAGCATCCGGCGGTTGGGAGCTGCATGAGTAAAGGGTTAACGCtaccctggctgccagcatcCCTCAGGCTAGGATGGGGAAGAGCAAATCCACTCTTTCCCCTCCgtttttccccccttccatcagcctcctgctccagaaataaaggagagaaacctttcct
Coding sequences:
- the FMOD gene encoding fibromodulin; this translates as MRWATILIIAGLCGASLGQYNEEEDMAWLQYYMRQSRMSSYNYMPYYEDENTPYVYSYLPAPDMEAEPGPEPQQAPSWQCPQECDCPPNFSSAMYCDTRNLRYLPFVPSRMKYVYFQNNQITAIQEGAFDNATELEWLALHNNQITSEKMGKRVFAKLKSLERLYMNNNNLTKMPSPLPRSLRELHLSYNQISKVPSNALEGLENLTALYLSHNYIFEMGASLKGLKSLILADLSYNHLRKVPDGLPMALEQLYLEYNYINTIPDDYFKVSPKLLYVRMSHNSLTNQGLSTNTFNSSSILELDLSYNRLQKIPRVSTNLENLYLQGNQINEFSISSFCTVVDVMNYSRLQVLRLDGNEIKRNAVPPDAPLCLRRATIIEI